The proteins below come from a single Zea mays cultivar B73 chromosome 8, Zm-B73-REFERENCE-NAM-5.0, whole genome shotgun sequence genomic window:
- the LOC103635108 gene encoding polygalacturonase At1g48100, producing the protein MPPATSTRPPFRRPVPLLTVVVSVALLSLVCFLVAADASRSLHYHYHLRKHRRHHGHHRAENYSHISLPPAAPPPGADGDSPAGPVGLPPDVGGALPPSSCSDKPCPLSPSPSRAPAGAPCSTPGSAKPPALTLATPPSPAPATPPSHSPPNPPSSHQPFQRPTLPLAKAPPSSKPPSPDIAPFHPHAKPPRALPDAKSPSQPPKRAPAPSPLSPSKPRKPPSCTLATPPQAQTSRLAPASAKPPMRSPAHPPKLSPASPLAHPPVEPPKSALAKPPGFSFSHTTKPQPPVASMVKPPRLAPAKPPAPSPLPAAQPPRCSTANPPVAPTASAKPPAYPPAAASKPIPPPPLPPAANNSSSAWGNVFDVRAFGASGSGSGNDTRALRAAWKAACSSNSTTPTLLVPSDGVFTISSTIFAGPCKSAVTFQIDGVLMPPDGPASWPASDSRKQWIVFYKANGMTLAGEGTIEGNGEEWWDLPCKPHRGPNGSTLPGPCDSPALVRFFLSNDVTVRGLRIENSPQFHLKFDDCERVRVDGLFVRSPAFSPNTDGVHVENTTSVQILNSRIYNGDDCVSIGAGCSDVRIENITCGHGHGISIGSLGVHGTRACVSNITVRNARILDSDNGVRIKTWQGGTGAVTAVEFAGVQMQNVKNCILIDQYYCLGSGCANLSSAVRVAGVTYRDIRGTYNPQASAPIRLACSDAVACTDITMSGVELLPASGGGARALLADPYCWNAYGVMETLTLPPVYCLQEGRPESLQDQLTSC; encoded by the exons ATGCCGCCGGCGACAAGCACGCGCCCGCCGTTTCGTCGCCCGGTACCATTGCTGACGGTGGTCGTTTCCGTGGCGCTCCTGTCACTCGTGTGCTTTCTTGTAGCTGCTGATGCAAGCAGATCGCTGCACTACCACTACCACCTCCGGAAGCACCGGAGGCACCACGGGCACCACCGCGCGGAGAACTACAGCCACATCTCCCTGCCCCCTGCCGCGCCGCCTCCTGGCGCTGATGGCGATTCTCCGGCCGGACCGGTGGGTCTGCCTCCGGACGTTGGCGGCGCGCTGCCGCCGAGCTCCTGCAGTGACAAGCCGTGCCCGCTTTCGCCTAGTCCTTCCAGGGCACCGGCAGGCGCGCCATGTTCGACGCCCGGTTCGGCCAAGCCTCCGGCTTTAACCTTGGCCACTCCGCCGTCGCCCGCGCCAGCCACTCCACCATCTCATTCTCCTCCGAATCCACCGTCGTCGCACCAACCGTTTCAGCGGCCCACACTTCCTCTTGCCAAGGCGCCGCCGTCGTCCAAGCCACCGTCGCCGGACATCGCACCATTTCATCCTCACGCCAAGCCGCCGCGCGCGCTTCCAGACGCCAAGTCGCCGTCACAGCCACCAAAAAGGGCGCCAGCACCATCGCCGTTGTCTCCTTCGAAGCCGCGCAAACCGCCATCGTGCACTTTGGCTACGCCACCACAGGCCCAGACATCGAGACTCGCCCCTGCCAGTGCCAAGCCACCAATGCGATCACCAGCCCATCCACCGAAGCTCTCCCCGGCAAGCCCACTGGCGCACCCACCGGTCGAGCCGCCAAAGTCAGCTCTTGCCAAGCCGCCTGGTTTCTCTTTCTCCCATACTACCAAGCCACAGCCACCAGTGGCTTCGATGGTGAAGCCACCACGACTCGCCCCGGCCAAGCCTCCAGCGCCGTCGCCGTTGCCTGCAGCCCAGCCACCGCGGTGCTCCACGGCAAATCCGCCAGTAGCTCCTACGGCGTCAGCGAAGCCACCGGCGTACCCTCCTGCTGCTGCGTCAAAGCCAattccgccgccgccgctcccaccGGCAGCCAACAACAGCTCATCAGCCTGGGGCAACGTGTTCGACGTGAGGGCGTTCGGGGCGTCGGGCAGCGGCTCAGGCAACGACACGCGCGCGTTGCGCGCTGCGTGGAAGGCGGCGTGCTCGTCCAACTCCACCACGCCCACGCTGCTGGTGCCGTCGGACGGCGTGTTCACCATCAGCTCCACCATCTTCGCCGGGCCGTGCAAGTCCGCTGTGACCTTCCAA ATCGACGGCGTGCTGATGCCGCCAGACGGGCCGGCGAGCTGGCCGGCGTCCGACAGCCGGAAACAGTGGATAGTCTTCTACAAGGCCAACGGCATGACGCTGGCAGGGGAAGGCACCATCGAAGGCAACGGGGAGGAGTGGTGGGACCTCCCGTGCAAGCCTCACAGG GGCCCCAACGGATCAACGCTGCCCGGGCCTTGCGACAGCCCTGCA CTGGTACGATTCTTCTTGAGCAACGACGTGACGGTGCGCGGCCTGCGGATCGAGAACAGCCCGCAGTTCCACCTCAAGTTCGACGACTGCGAGAGGGTGCGCGTGGATGGCCTCTTCGTCCGCTCGCCGGCGTTCAGCCCCAACACGGACGGCGTCCACGTCGAGAACACCACGTCCGTCCAGATCCTCAACTCCAGGATCTACAACG GCGACGACTGTGTCTCCATCGGCGCCGGCTGCTCCGACGTCCGCATCGAGAACATAACATGCGGCCACGGCCATGGCATAAG CATCGGCAGCCTGGGCGTGCACGGCACGCGCGCCTGCGTGTCCAACATCACGGTCCGGAACGCGCGGATCCTCGACTCCGACAACGGCGTCCGGATCAAGACCTGGCAGGGAGGCACAGGCGCCGTGACGGCGGTCGAGTTCGCCGGCGTGCAGATGCAGAACGTGAAGAACTGCATCCTCATCGACCAGTACTACTGCCTCGGGAGCGGGTGCGCCAACCTGTCCTCCGCGGTGCGCGTCGCCGGGGTCACGTATCGGGACATCCGCGGCACGTACAATCCGCAGGCCAGCGCGCCCATCCGCCTCGCGTGCAGCGACGCCGTCGCCTGCACGGACATCACCATGTCCGGCGTCGAGCTGTTGCCGGCCAGCGGAGGAGGCGCACGAGCGCTGCTTGCGGACCCCTACTGCTGGAACGCGTACGGAGTCATGGAGACGCTCACGCTGCCTCCTGTGTACTGCTTGCAGGAAGGCCGACCGGAGTCGCTGCAAGATCAGCTCACCAGTTGCTGA